GTGTATGAATATTATGAGCAACACGCTTTTGTGAGATAATTTCAGATTAGTAAAGGACAATTTCTACATTTTCATAATGAAACAGGAGAGTGATAATAAGCTTTCCTGTTTTTTATTGATAGGATAATAATTAGTAAAACGTTTGTTCGTGCAAATTTAAGTACTTATCTTTGTTCTCATAAATTAAATGGTAACTCGTTATGAAAGTAGGAGACAAAGTATTAGTATCACCCGATTTGACTATGCTTGCCGACTGGACGCCGGCAACGGTGATAGAGGTTGAAAACAATCCCTTTATTGGCATTGTCATCTCTGCAAAGACAGATAAGGGAGTTATCTTTTTCGGGCAGAAAGATTTGTTTAAACCACTAAAAGAAGAGGAATGTTTGCAATAAGTTTCGATATGGTCATTTCAAATCTCAAAAAGCATTATGGTGAACCTTACAATAATGCTTATTTTGAAATAAAGGAAGTTTTAAGACGAAATGGCTTTAACTGGGTGCAAGGTAGTACTTATCTAACCGAAAGTGATGATTTGGGAA
The DNA window shown above is from Bacteroides faecium and carries:
- a CDS encoding virulence protein — translated: MFAISFDMVISNLKKHYGEPYNNAYFEIKEVLRRNGFNWVQGSTYLTESDDLGNVIKAIMDLSKIDWFKKSVRDIRGYKVENWSDFTDIVKNA
- a CDS encoding transcriptional regulator encodes the protein MKVGDKVLVSPDLTMLADWTPATVIEVENNPFIGIVISAKTDKGVIFFGQKDLFKPLKEEECLQ